A single window of Brevundimonas naejangsanensis DNA harbors:
- a CDS encoding HlyD family secretion protein: MALPAALKKRLPLIVAGVVGLGLIVGGVVWWQGKQRWEATDNAFVQADTVAVSPRINGEVVEVLVKDNQRVEAGQVLVRLDDADARAALAQAEANLAALSAAVANVDARAEQEQATVAARAAAVTQAEAQANLARAEVDRYGKLAAQGWVSQQRIETQRATAETARASVAQAQAALTAEQRAVAALGSSRQQSVAAVEQARALVEQAKLTLERTVIRAPVAGVVGARGARAGQVVQAGGQLMSVVPLTDAYVVANFKETQVGRMRLGQAVEIKADAFPGRSLQGRIDSFAPATGSEFALIPVENATGNFTKITQRVPVRIAVEHDDKGQPIALRPGLSVEVKVDLKSPGGAAFAEAANPSPAP; this comes from the coding sequence ATGGCCCTCCCCGCCGCGCTCAAGAAGCGTCTGCCCCTGATCGTCGCCGGCGTCGTCGGCCTCGGCCTCATCGTCGGCGGCGTGGTCTGGTGGCAGGGCAAACAGCGCTGGGAAGCCACCGACAACGCCTTCGTTCAGGCGGACACCGTGGCCGTCAGCCCCCGCATCAACGGCGAGGTGGTCGAGGTCCTGGTCAAGGATAACCAGCGCGTCGAGGCCGGTCAGGTGCTGGTCCGGCTGGACGACGCCGACGCCCGCGCGGCCCTGGCCCAGGCCGAGGCCAATCTGGCGGCCCTGAGCGCCGCCGTGGCCAATGTCGACGCCCGCGCCGAGCAGGAGCAGGCCACCGTCGCCGCGCGCGCCGCCGCCGTGACCCAGGCCGAGGCCCAGGCCAATCTCGCCCGCGCCGAGGTCGACCGCTACGGCAAGTTGGCCGCCCAGGGCTGGGTCTCGCAGCAGCGCATCGAGACCCAGCGCGCCACGGCCGAAACCGCCCGCGCCTCGGTCGCCCAGGCCCAGGCCGCCCTGACCGCCGAACAGCGCGCCGTCGCCGCCCTCGGTTCGTCCCGCCAGCAGAGCGTGGCCGCCGTGGAGCAGGCGCGCGCCCTGGTCGAACAGGCGAAACTGACGCTTGAGCGCACGGTGATCCGCGCCCCGGTGGCGGGCGTCGTCGGGGCGCGCGGCGCGCGCGCGGGTCAGGTCGTTCAGGCGGGCGGCCAGCTGATGTCGGTGGTGCCGCTGACGGACGCCTATGTGGTCGCCAACTTCAAGGAGACGCAGGTCGGGCGCATGCGCCTGGGCCAGGCGGTCGAGATCAAGGCTGACGCCTTCCCCGGCCGGTCGCTCCAAGGCCGGATCGACAGCTTCGCCCCGGCCACCGGCTCTGAGTTCGCCCTGATCCCGGTCGAGAACGCCACCGGCAACTTCACCAAGATCACCCAGCGCGTCCCGGTCCGCATCGCGGTCGAGCACGACGACAAGGGTCAGCCGATCGCCCTGCGCCCCGGCCTGTCGGTCGAGGTCAAGGTCGATCTGAAGAGCCCGGGCGGCGCCGCCTTCGCCGAAGCCGCCAACCCGAGCCCCGCCCCGTGA
- the nth gene encoding endonuclease III, with translation MAPLKSASRQKKAVQKAGLTPPPGKRSRQPKTAPVGAIIAWPPDEDRVEEIFVRLSGVMPDPKTELEFVNPYTLVVAVALSAQATDVGVNKATRALFAVADTPQKMLALGEEGLIPLISSIGLYRTKAKNVIAAARMLVEKHGGEVPLNRADLQALPGVGRKTASVVLNELGIEPAIAVDTHVFRVSHRLGLANASTPDKVEAQLHQVVPEAWLPKAHHWLILHGRYTCLAQRPKCAGCVISDLCPSRASFMGV, from the coding sequence ATGGCTCCGTTGAAATCCGCGTCCCGCCAGAAGAAGGCCGTTCAGAAGGCCGGCCTGACCCCGCCGCCCGGCAAGCGCTCGCGCCAGCCGAAGACGGCCCCCGTCGGGGCGATTATCGCCTGGCCGCCGGATGAGGATCGGGTGGAGGAGATCTTCGTCCGCCTGTCCGGCGTCATGCCCGACCCCAAGACCGAGCTGGAATTCGTCAATCCCTACACCCTGGTGGTGGCGGTCGCCCTGTCGGCCCAGGCGACCGACGTGGGGGTCAATAAGGCCACGCGCGCCTTGTTCGCCGTGGCCGACACGCCGCAGAAAATGCTGGCCCTGGGCGAGGAGGGGCTGATCCCGCTGATCTCGTCGATCGGCCTGTATCGCACCAAGGCGAAGAACGTCATCGCCGCCGCGCGGATGCTGGTCGAGAAGCACGGCGGCGAGGTGCCGCTGAACCGCGCCGACCTGCAGGCTCTGCCGGGCGTGGGGCGCAAGACCGCCAGCGTGGTGCTGAACGAACTGGGGATCGAGCCGGCCATCGCGGTGGACACCCACGTCTTCCGTGTCTCGCATCGGCTGGGCTTGGCCAACGCTTCGACGCCGGACAAGGTCGAGGCCCAGCTGCATCAGGTGGTGCCGGAGGCCTGGCTGCCCAAGGCCCACCATTGGCTGATCCTGCACGGCCGCTACACCTGTCTGGCCCAGCGGCCGAAGTGCGCGGGATGCGTGATCTCGGACCTGTGCCCGTCGCGGGCCAGCTTCATGGGCGTGTAG
- a CDS encoding ATP-grasp domain-containing protein has protein sequence MTDVAVLTPDPADPTYSTLWPGVLDRLGEALATAGITARPTPWTDHVENARALMDFPLVLPLLVWGYHQGHDRWVQACTTWAEAGAPLANPAATLRWNADKRYLARLGEKGVAVPETIFADHVDAAVLEAAFAATGAETLIVKPTVSGGAWRTLRVTAGEPLDVALANAPVGGTMIQPYLKAIETEGETSLLYFGGELSHVVNKRPGAAGEFRIQTQYGGQYQALKAAPQGALDLAERTLAVIDEDLLYARIDMTKGDDGDWVLMEAELIEPDFYLAAAPEAGARFGQAVRARLER, from the coding sequence ATGACCGACGTCGCCGTCCTGACCCCCGACCCGGCCGACCCCACCTATTCGACCCTGTGGCCGGGCGTGCTGGACCGGCTGGGCGAGGCGCTGGCGACGGCGGGGATCACGGCGCGGCCGACGCCCTGGACCGATCACGTCGAGAACGCCCGCGCCCTGATGGACTTCCCCCTGGTCCTGCCGCTGCTGGTCTGGGGCTATCATCAGGGCCACGACCGCTGGGTCCAGGCCTGCACGACCTGGGCCGAGGCGGGCGCGCCCCTGGCCAATCCAGCCGCGACCCTGCGCTGGAACGCCGACAAACGCTATCTGGCCCGCCTGGGGGAGAAAGGCGTCGCCGTGCCCGAGACGATCTTCGCCGACCACGTCGACGCTGCGGTTCTGGAAGCCGCCTTCGCCGCGACAGGCGCCGAAACCCTGATCGTCAAGCCCACCGTCTCGGGCGGCGCCTGGCGCACCCTGCGGGTGACGGCGGGCGAACCCTTGGACGTGGCTCTGGCCAATGCCCCCGTCGGCGGGACGATGATCCAGCCCTATCTCAAGGCCATCGAGACCGAGGGCGAGACCTCCCTGCTCTATTTCGGCGGCGAACTGAGCCACGTCGTGAACAAGCGCCCCGGCGCGGCGGGCGAGTTCCGCATCCAGACCCAGTACGGCGGACAATACCAGGCGCTGAAGGCCGCGCCTCAGGGCGCGCTGGATCTGGCCGAACGCACCCTGGCCGTCATCGACGAAGACCTCCTCTACGCCCGCATCGACATGACGAAGGGCGACGACGGCGACTGGGTGCTGATGGAGGCCGAACTGATCGAGCCGGACTTCTACCTGGCCGCCGCGCCTGAAGCTGGCGCCCGCTTCGGTCAGGCGGTGCGGGCGCGGCTGGAGCGCTAG
- a CDS encoding adenosine kinase: MTQSLPAFAQNARFDVCALGNAIVDVLAPCDAAFLEAKGLIPGSMQLVDEAQSATLYDAMAAGVEASGGSAGNTVAGVGSFGGRAAYIGKVAKDTLGEVFSHDIRAVGVHFDTPVLEDGAGKGFGTGRCLINVTPDGQRTMCTFLGAANQLTTADVDAGVIGDSAIVYLEGYLFDPAPARAAFEAAAAAAHAAGRKVAITLSDSFVVHRWRAELLAFIESSADIVLANEAELHALFETEDFDHAAAHLGRIVEVAAVTRGAAGSVLFRGGERVEVAAYPVEKVVDTTGAGDQYAAGVLLGLSRGLSLAEAGALGSLAASEVIAHWGPRPMVGLKDLAAQHGLSL, encoded by the coding sequence ATGACCCAATCCCTGCCCGCCTTCGCCCAAAACGCCCGTTTCGACGTCTGCGCCCTGGGCAACGCCATCGTCGACGTCCTGGCGCCGTGCGATGCGGCCTTCCTGGAGGCCAAGGGCCTGATCCCCGGCTCGATGCAGCTGGTCGACGAGGCGCAGAGCGCGACCCTGTATGACGCCATGGCGGCGGGGGTCGAGGCCTCGGGCGGATCGGCGGGCAACACCGTGGCGGGCGTCGGCTCGTTCGGCGGGCGCGCCGCCTATATCGGCAAGGTGGCCAAGGACACCCTGGGCGAGGTCTTCAGCCACGACATCCGCGCTGTCGGCGTCCACTTCGACACCCCCGTGCTGGAAGACGGCGCCGGTAAGGGTTTCGGCACCGGCCGCTGCCTGATCAACGTCACGCCGGACGGCCAGCGCACCATGTGCACCTTCCTGGGCGCCGCCAACCAGCTGACGACGGCCGACGTCGACGCGGGCGTGATCGGCGACAGCGCCATCGTCTATCTGGAAGGCTATCTGTTCGATCCGGCCCCGGCCCGCGCGGCTTTCGAGGCCGCCGCCGCCGCCGCCCATGCGGCGGGCCGCAAGGTCGCCATCACCCTGTCGGACAGCTTCGTGGTGCACCGCTGGCGCGCTGAACTGCTGGCCTTCATCGAGAGCTCGGCTGACATCGTCCTGGCCAATGAGGCCGAGCTGCACGCCCTGTTCGAGACCGAGGACTTTGACCACGCCGCCGCCCACCTTGGCCGCATCGTCGAGGTGGCGGCCGTGACGCGCGGCGCCGCCGGTTCGGTGCTGTTCCGCGGCGGCGAGCGGGTCGAGGTCGCCGCCTATCCGGTCGAGAAGGTCGTCGACACCACGGGCGCCGGGGATCAGTACGCGGCGGGCGTTCTGCTGGGCCTGTCGCGCGGCCTGTCCCTGGCCGAGGCCGGGGCGTTGGGTTCGCTGGCCGCGTCGGAAGTCATCGCCCACTGGGGTCCGCGTCCGATGGTCGGGCTGAAGGATCTGGCGGCGCAGCACGGCCTGAGCCTCTAA
- the ccmC gene encoding heme ABC transporter permease CcmC: MFGLANPDRFMRFTGPLVPVLWICALGLLLLGTWFSFAAPGDYQQGDTVRIMFIHVPAASLGLMAYGALGVSSFFALVFRHPLADAAARAAAVPGAALTALALVTGALWGQPMWGTWWVWDARLTSVLVLFLFYLGYMALRSSIDDEAKAARAAAVLGLVGLINLPIVKFSVDWWNTLHQPASLLRSGGTSVDPVFLPALLTMMAAYAVLFGAIWLTSIRTEVRRRRVLTLRARAALEA, from the coding sequence ATGTTCGGCCTCGCCAATCCCGACCGCTTCATGCGCTTCACCGGCCCCCTGGTTCCGGTGCTGTGGATCTGCGCGCTCGGCCTGCTGCTGCTGGGGACGTGGTTCAGCTTCGCCGCGCCGGGCGACTATCAGCAGGGCGACACGGTGCGCATCATGTTCATTCACGTCCCGGCGGCGTCGCTGGGGCTGATGGCCTATGGAGCGCTGGGTGTCTCTAGCTTCTTCGCCCTGGTGTTCCGCCATCCGCTGGCCGATGCAGCGGCGCGGGCGGCCGCCGTGCCGGGTGCGGCCTTGACCGCCCTGGCCCTGGTCACCGGCGCCCTGTGGGGCCAGCCCATGTGGGGGACGTGGTGGGTGTGGGACGCGCGCCTGACCTCGGTGCTGGTGCTGTTCCTCTTCTACCTCGGCTATATGGCCCTGCGCAGCTCGATCGACGATGAGGCCAAGGCGGCGCGGGCGGCGGCGGTGCTGGGTCTGGTCGGCCTGATCAACCTGCCGATCGTCAAGTTCTCGGTCGATTGGTGGAACACCCTGCACCAGCCCGCGTCGCTGCTGCGGTCGGGCGGGACCAGCGTGGACCCGGTCTTCCTGCCCGCCCTGCTGACGATGATGGCGGCCTACGCCGTGCTGTTCGGGGCGATCTGGCTGACGTCGATCCGCACCGAGGTCCGTCGCCGTCGTGTTCTGACCCTTCGCGCCCGCGCGGCGCTGGAAGCCTGA
- the ccmD gene encoding heme exporter protein CcmD, giving the protein MLDLDMSPYGAFVWPAWGISAVVLAALSARALIAARRWKRELARLEAARK; this is encoded by the coding sequence ATGCTTGATCTGGACATGAGCCCCTACGGCGCCTTCGTCTGGCCCGCTTGGGGGATCAGCGCCGTGGTGCTGGCCGCCCTGTCGGCGCGCGCCCTGATCGCCGCCCGCCGCTGGAAGCGGGAGCTGGCCCGGCTGGAGGCCGCGCGTAAATGA